The Peribacillus simplex genome contains a region encoding:
- a CDS encoding aspartate aminotransferase family protein, which translates to MQVEKQGQDLKAMDAKYVWHHMKGAESSPGAMVIKNGQGAWITDVDGNRFLDGMSGLWCVNVGYGRTELAEAAYEQLKELPYAPLTNSHIPAIKLAEKLNEWLGGDYVIFFSNSGSEANETAFKIARQYHQQKGEHGRYKFISRYRGYHGNSMGALSATGQAQRKYKYEPLAPGFLHVSPPDSYRNQEDESGEKSAAEIERTITWELSETVAAVIMEPIITGGGILMPPDGYMKRVKEICEKNGVLLISDEVICGFGRTGKKFGFMNYDVKPDIVTMAKGITSAYLPLSATAVKREIYEAYIGSDVYDRFRHVNTFGGNPAACALALKNMEIYENEKLIERSKELGLRFLQEFEEIKSHPNVGDVRGKGLLVGIELVEDKLTKQPIELSKINKVIASCKEKGLIIGKNGDTVAGYNNVLTLAPPLSITEEDFSFIITTVKRTLAEL; encoded by the coding sequence ATGCAAGTTGAAAAACAAGGTCAGGATCTTAAAGCGATGGATGCTAAATATGTATGGCATCATATGAAAGGGGCTGAATCCAGCCCTGGAGCAATGGTGATCAAAAACGGGCAAGGAGCATGGATAACGGATGTTGATGGGAATCGTTTCCTGGATGGGATGTCAGGTTTATGGTGTGTAAACGTTGGGTATGGCCGCACGGAACTGGCTGAAGCGGCTTATGAGCAGCTGAAGGAACTTCCTTATGCCCCTTTAACGAATAGCCACATCCCGGCCATTAAGCTAGCAGAGAAATTAAATGAATGGCTTGGTGGGGATTATGTGATTTTCTTCTCTAACAGCGGTTCAGAAGCGAATGAAACTGCTTTTAAAATTGCTCGGCAGTATCATCAGCAAAAAGGTGAACATGGACGTTATAAATTCATTTCCCGTTATCGTGGCTATCATGGTAATTCAATGGGCGCCCTGTCAGCCACCGGGCAGGCACAGCGAAAATATAAATATGAACCACTCGCCCCAGGATTTCTTCATGTATCACCGCCAGATTCCTACCGAAATCAAGAGGATGAAAGCGGTGAAAAAAGTGCAGCGGAAATTGAACGGACCATTACATGGGAGTTGAGCGAAACGGTGGCTGCGGTCATCATGGAACCAATCATCACTGGGGGCGGAATATTGATGCCGCCTGATGGATATATGAAACGTGTCAAGGAAATTTGTGAGAAAAATGGTGTCCTTCTCATTTCGGATGAGGTCATTTGCGGGTTTGGACGTACTGGTAAGAAGTTCGGATTTATGAACTATGATGTAAAACCAGACATTGTAACAATGGCTAAAGGAATCACGAGCGCTTACCTGCCATTATCCGCTACGGCAGTCAAACGTGAAATTTATGAAGCGTATATTGGCTCGGACGTTTATGACCGCTTTCGACATGTCAATACATTTGGCGGCAATCCGGCTGCCTGTGCCCTTGCTTTGAAGAATATGGAAATATATGAAAATGAAAAACTTATAGAACGGTCTAAGGAGTTGGGTCTACGCTTTCTGCAAGAGTTTGAAGAAATCAAATCTCATCCCAATGTTGGGGATGTACGTGGGAAAGGTTTGTTGGTAGGCATTGAGCTAGTGGAAGATAAACTGACAAAGCAGCCGATTGAACTTTCCAAAATCAATAAAGTAATTGCATCATGTAAAGAAAAGGGTCTGATCATAGGTAAAAATGGTGATACAGTAGCAGGTTACAATAATGTCCTGACCCTTGCTCCCCCACTTAGTATAACTGAAGAGGATTTTTCATTCATCATAACGACTGTAAAGCGAACGCTAGCTGAGCTATGA
- a CDS encoding CoA-acylating methylmalonate-semialdehyde dehydrogenase codes for MAVINDVETLKNYIGGKWVDSTTSKHEQVPNPATGEALANVPLSTKEDVNQAVQVAKEAYKEWKKVAVPKRARFLFRYQQLLIEHWDELAKLVTIENGKSYTEAYGEVQRGIECVEFAAGAPTLMMGSQLPDISPGIESGMYRYPMGVVAGITPFNFPMMVPCWMFPLAIACGNTFILKPSERTPLLANRLVELLTEAGVPDGVVNIVHGAHDVVNGILEHEDIKAVSFVGSQPVAEYVYKTAAANKKRVQALSGAKNHSIVMPDADLDNAVTNITNAAFGSAGERCMAASVVVAVGEVGDSLVERLKAAADKIKIGNGMDKDVFLGPVIRDTHKKRTEQYIEIGEKEGAVLLRDGRNEGDQENGYYVGPTLFDHVKTNMKIWKDEIFAPVLSIVRVNTLEEAIELTNQSEFANGACLYTDSAKAIREFREEIDAGMLGINLGVPAPMAFFPFSGYKSSFYGDLHANGKDGVEFYTRKKMLTARY; via the coding sequence ATGGCAGTTATCAATGATGTAGAAACGTTGAAAAATTATATCGGTGGCAAATGGGTGGATTCCACAACTTCGAAACATGAACAAGTGCCTAATCCGGCAACAGGGGAAGCATTGGCAAACGTACCCCTTTCAACAAAGGAAGATGTAAACCAGGCGGTGCAGGTTGCTAAAGAGGCTTATAAAGAGTGGAAAAAGGTGGCCGTTCCAAAAAGAGCCCGCTTCTTATTCCGTTACCAGCAATTATTGATAGAACATTGGGATGAGCTTGCAAAGCTGGTCACTATCGAAAACGGAAAAAGTTATACAGAAGCATATGGTGAGGTTCAGCGTGGGATTGAATGCGTGGAGTTCGCAGCAGGTGCGCCTACCTTGATGATGGGCAGTCAGCTACCGGATATTTCACCAGGCATTGAATCTGGCATGTATCGTTATCCAATGGGTGTCGTTGCCGGGATTACGCCGTTTAATTTCCCGATGATGGTACCATGTTGGATGTTCCCGCTGGCAATTGCTTGTGGAAATACGTTTATCTTAAAACCTTCAGAACGGACACCGCTCTTAGCCAACCGTCTTGTGGAGTTATTGACAGAAGCCGGTGTTCCGGATGGTGTTGTCAATATCGTCCATGGTGCCCACGATGTCGTGAATGGGATTTTGGAACATGAAGACATTAAAGCGGTATCATTTGTGGGATCCCAGCCTGTCGCAGAGTATGTATACAAAACGGCAGCTGCAAATAAAAAACGTGTCCAGGCTTTATCAGGTGCGAAAAATCATTCAATCGTCATGCCTGATGCAGACTTGGATAATGCGGTAACGAACATAACGAATGCCGCTTTCGGATCTGCAGGAGAGCGCTGCATGGCTGCGTCAGTGGTTGTAGCGGTGGGAGAAGTTGGAGATTCGCTCGTTGAGAGATTAAAGGCTGCAGCGGATAAAATCAAGATTGGAAATGGAATGGATAAGGACGTTTTCCTGGGACCAGTGATCCGTGATACTCATAAAAAGAGAACTGAACAATATATTGAAATCGGGGAAAAAGAAGGAGCTGTCCTCCTTCGTGATGGCAGGAATGAAGGCGATCAGGAAAATGGCTATTACGTTGGACCGACTTTATTTGATCATGTGAAAACAAATATGAAAATATGGAAGGATGAAATTTTTGCCCCTGTCTTATCCATAGTACGGGTTAATACCCTTGAAGAAGCAATCGAATTGACCAATCAATCCGAATTTGCCAATGGTGCCTGCCTCTATACGGATAGTGCAAAAGCCATCCGGGAATTTCGCGAAGAAATTGATGCAGGGATGCTTGGTATTAACCTTGGGGTACCCGCGCCAATGGCATTCTTTCCATTTTCCGGCTATAAAAGTTCATTTTATGGAGACCTTCATGCCAATGGGAAAGACGGCGTTGAATTTTACACTAGAAAGAAAATGTTAACGGCAAGATACTGA
- a CDS encoding GNAT family N-acetyltransferase: MNVKDIYGQLPTMESKRLVMRKVTMNDAEDMYAYASKSEVSRFVTWDAHRSLSDTKDFIRFILQNYEDKKIAPWGIEHKESGKLIGTIDFVSWQVDHHSAEIGYVLAPEYWGSGLMTEATQKIIAFGFENMNLVRIQARCFVENLGSERVMQKAGMSFEGIIRKGMFVKGKHQDIKLYSIIK, translated from the coding sequence ATGAACGTGAAAGATATATATGGACAGCTGCCTACTATGGAATCAAAACGCTTGGTTATGAGGAAAGTCACCATGAATGATGCCGAAGACATGTACGCTTATGCATCCAAAAGTGAAGTTTCCCGTTTCGTGACATGGGATGCTCATCGTTCCCTAAGTGATACAAAAGATTTTATCCGATTTATCCTACAAAATTATGAGGATAAGAAAATTGCTCCATGGGGCATAGAACACAAGGAAAGTGGTAAGTTGATTGGTACTATTGATTTTGTTTCATGGCAGGTTGATCATCATAGTGCAGAAATCGGGTATGTGCTTGCACCCGAATATTGGGGGAGTGGCTTAATGACGGAGGCAACCCAAAAGATAATCGCCTTTGGCTTCGAAAATATGAACCTAGTTCGAATACAGGCACGGTGTTTCGTTGAAAATTTGGGTTCAGAGCGAGTCATGCAAAAAGCTGGTATGTCTTTTGAGGGAATCATAAGAAAAGGAATGTTTGTTAAGGGAAAGCATCAAGACATAAAGCTATATTCCATTATAAAATGA
- a CDS encoding NAD(P)-dependent oxidoreductase has protein sequence MSSFPEIWKDHITDAAVIAGYKAEMIVVTLPLTPETRNMFGKKEFKLMKLTAFFINRNG, from the coding sequence ATGAGTTCTTTTCCGGAAATATGGAAGGATCATATAACCGATGCAGCAGTGATCGCAGGCTATAAAGCGGAAATGATTGTCGTGACATTACCATTGACCCCAGAAACACGGAATATGTTCGGGAAAAAAGAATTCAAGTTAATGAAGCTCACCGCTTTTTTCATTAATAGGAATGGGTAA
- a CDS encoding cold-shock protein produces MEQGKVKWFNAEKGFGFIERENGDDVFVHFSAIQSEGFKSLDEGQEVTFEVEQGQRGPQATNVQKA; encoded by the coding sequence ATGGAACAAGGTAAAGTAAAATGGTTTAACGCAGAAAAAGGATTTGGCTTCATCGAACGCGAAAACGGAGACGATGTATTCGTACATTTCTCAGCTATCCAAAGCGAAGGATTCAAATCATTAGACGAAGGTCAAGAAGTTACTTTTGAAGTTGAGCAAGGTCAACGTGGACCCCAAGCTACTAACGTTCAAAAAGCGTAA
- a CDS encoding crotonase/enoyl-CoA hydratase family protein — protein sequence MYSTITSEIVDRVMIVTLNRPEKMNAFNEKMCEEMIHAFNEADENDDVRAVILTGAGDAFCAGMDLEKGAETFMDHTPLVEYRDAGGMLSLRIFEMKKPMIAAINGAAVGIGITMTLPMDIRIASSNAKMGFVFARRGITMEACSGWFLPRLVGMGKASEWIFTGRMISASEAYEGRLVNKIVEPDELMSAAMEIATDIAENTSSVSVTLSRQLMWTMLGANHPVESHKIESKMIHWTGKQADALEGIEAFLEKRKAEFKMKSSTDMPPFYPWGTDRTYEVEKK from the coding sequence TTGTATTCCACGATAACTAGTGAAATCGTCGACCGTGTCATGATTGTTACTCTTAATCGTCCTGAGAAAATGAATGCTTTCAATGAAAAGATGTGTGAGGAGATGATTCACGCTTTTAATGAAGCGGATGAAAATGATGACGTACGAGCCGTTATTTTAACTGGCGCTGGGGATGCTTTTTGTGCTGGAATGGATTTGGAAAAAGGTGCAGAAACCTTTATGGATCACACTCCATTGGTTGAATATCGCGATGCAGGGGGAATGTTGTCATTACGGATTTTTGAGATGAAGAAACCTATGATAGCGGCCATTAATGGAGCGGCAGTCGGGATAGGGATAACTATGACTTTACCCATGGACATTAGAATCGCCTCATCAAATGCAAAAATGGGTTTTGTATTTGCGAGGCGGGGGATAACGATGGAGGCATGCAGCGGCTGGTTCTTACCTAGGCTTGTCGGAATGGGTAAAGCTTCCGAATGGATTTTTACCGGCAGGATGATTTCGGCCAGTGAAGCATATGAGGGAAGGTTGGTAAACAAGATCGTCGAGCCAGACGAATTGATGTCGGCTGCAATGGAAATTGCAACAGACATTGCGGAAAATACATCTTCCGTCTCTGTGACGCTATCACGGCAGTTAATGTGGACGATGCTCGGTGCAAACCATCCTGTTGAATCACATAAAATAGAATCGAAAATGATTCATTGGACCGGAAAACAAGCGGATGCACTAGAAGGGATTGAAGCTTTCCTCGAAAAAAGGAAAGCCGAATTCAAAATGAAAAGCAGCACGGATATGCCACCGTTTTATCCATGGGGAACAGATCGAACTTATGAAGTGGAAAAGAAATGA
- a CDS encoding ABC transporter ATP-binding protein, which produces MVSLKNKAVKEKTDNENSPLVEIKNLKKHFPIGSQSLKAVDGLDLKIYPGETVGLVGESGCGKSTAGRTITRLYEPTDGEVLFQGKNIFDYKPGEMSHIRREIQMIFQDPYASLNPRMKVEELIGEPLAIHGISKGKERRKRVEDLLKLVGLSPEHITRFPHEFSGGQRQRIGIARALALNPKFIVCDEPISALDVSIQAQVVNLLKELQKEMGLTYLFIAHDLSMVKYISDRILVMYLGRMMELSDSDSLTKDPLHPYTQALLSAVPIPDPTIKRERIVLKGDVPSPINPPSGCVFRTRCPKAMEICSSAVPEWKEQKPGHFVACHLYW; this is translated from the coding sequence ATGGTTTCACTGAAAAATAAGGCCGTAAAAGAAAAGACAGACAACGAAAATTCTCCTCTTGTTGAAATAAAGAATCTGAAGAAGCATTTTCCTATCGGTTCTCAATCGCTGAAAGCGGTGGATGGTTTGGATCTCAAAATCTATCCAGGGGAAACTGTCGGTCTTGTAGGGGAAAGTGGTTGCGGTAAGTCGACTGCAGGTCGTACAATCACTCGGCTTTATGAACCGACAGATGGAGAAGTTCTTTTTCAGGGGAAAAATATTTTCGATTACAAACCTGGGGAAATGTCACATATCCGCCGTGAAATACAAATGATTTTCCAAGATCCCTATGCATCCTTGAACCCAAGGATGAAGGTAGAGGAATTGATTGGGGAGCCACTTGCCATTCATGGGATATCAAAAGGTAAAGAGCGAAGAAAACGGGTGGAAGACTTGTTAAAGCTGGTTGGTTTAAGTCCGGAACATATCACTCGTTTTCCCCATGAATTCAGTGGTGGACAACGCCAGCGTATTGGAATCGCAAGGGCTTTGGCTTTAAATCCTAAATTCATCGTTTGTGATGAACCAATTTCTGCCTTGGACGTTTCGATACAGGCTCAAGTGGTAAACTTATTAAAAGAGCTTCAAAAAGAAATGGGATTGACTTATTTATTCATCGCGCATGATTTATCAATGGTCAAGTATATTTCAGATCGCATTTTAGTCATGTACCTTGGAAGAATGATGGAACTTTCGGATAGTGATTCATTAACGAAAGATCCGCTTCACCCTTACACACAGGCCTTGCTTTCAGCAGTGCCGATACCAGACCCGACTATTAAACGGGAAAGAATCGTACTTAAAGGCGATGTACCAAGTCCCATCAATCCGCCGAGCGGCTGTGTATTCCGAACTCGCTGCCCTAAAGCGATGGAGATATGCTCCAGTGCTGTACCTGAATGGAAAGAACAAAAACCAGGGCATTTCGTTGCTTGTCATTTATATTGGTAA
- a CDS encoding ABC transporter ATP-binding protein, with protein MENLLEVNDLQITFHTYAGKVQAVRGVNFDVKKGEAVAIVGESGCGKSVTAKSIMRLLETPPAEYGKGSINFGGKDLLKMSEKEMQRIRGNEISMIFQDPMTSLNPTTKIGSQIMEGILKHNKNMSRNDAYERALETLKLVGIPQPEKRMQQYPHEFSGGMRQRAMIAMALACEPKLLIADEPTTALDVTIQAQILELMKDIQRRMDTSIILITHDLGVVAETCERVVVMYAGKVVETGTVEAIFSNPQHPYTKGLLKTVPRLDMEKTAPLVPIIGSPPDLLDPPKGCPFYPRCESAMKVCKDHDPELEVVEEGQTAACWLHHPMAKAAQVQAPTNV; from the coding sequence ATGGAGAACCTATTAGAAGTCAACGATTTACAAATCACCTTCCATACTTATGCAGGAAAAGTGCAAGCGGTTCGCGGTGTGAATTTTGACGTAAAAAAAGGGGAAGCCGTTGCGATTGTTGGGGAGTCCGGATGCGGCAAAAGTGTTACAGCGAAATCTATCATGAGATTATTGGAAACACCCCCAGCAGAGTATGGAAAAGGGTCGATAAACTTTGGCGGTAAAGACCTTCTTAAAATGAGTGAAAAGGAAATGCAGAGGATTCGCGGAAATGAAATCAGCATGATTTTCCAGGATCCGATGACTTCGCTCAATCCAACGACAAAAATCGGCAGCCAGATCATGGAAGGCATTTTAAAGCATAATAAAAACATGTCCCGAAATGATGCATACGAACGGGCGTTGGAAACACTGAAACTGGTAGGTATTCCACAGCCGGAAAAAAGGATGCAGCAATATCCGCATGAGTTTTCAGGTGGTATGCGCCAAAGGGCAATGATAGCGATGGCCCTTGCTTGCGAACCGAAATTACTGATTGCCGATGAACCTACAACTGCATTGGATGTAACGATACAAGCGCAAATTTTGGAACTGATGAAAGATATCCAACGAAGAATGGATACTTCCATCATTTTAATCACTCATGATTTAGGTGTGGTTGCGGAAACTTGTGAACGGGTAGTCGTCATGTATGCAGGCAAGGTCGTTGAGACGGGTACGGTAGAGGCTATATTTTCAAACCCGCAGCATCCATATACAAAAGGTCTGCTTAAAACGGTGCCAAGGCTGGATATGGAAAAAACGGCTCCGTTGGTTCCGATTATCGGATCGCCACCGGATTTATTGGATCCGCCAAAAGGATGCCCATTTTACCCAAGATGTGAATCAGCAATGAAAGTGTGCAAAGACCATGATCCGGAGCTTGAAGTAGTGGAAGAAGGTCAGACAGCCGCATGCTGGCTGCACCACCCGATGGCCAAGGCAGCACAGGTACAAGCACCGACCAATGTATAA
- a CDS encoding ABC transporter permease: MADKVHLTEDMFQPAEGNFKEAEKIARPTVSYWSDVWRRFKENKLAMTGFILIILLVLMAIFGPYINGYTYYGQDFEKKNLSPNSEHWFGTDSSGRDLFTRAWYGARISLFIGLMAALIDFLIGVLYGGISAIRGGRTDNIMMRFAEVIYAIPYLLMVILMMVVLKPGILPIIIAMSITGWIPMARLVRGQVLQLKENEYIHAATISGANTSWTLRKHMIPNTMGPILVNLTLTVPTAIFAEATLSFLGLGVPAPQASWGTLTSDALGSILVGNFYQLLIPAILISLTMFAFNVAGDGLQDALDPKLRK; the protein is encoded by the coding sequence ATGGCAGATAAAGTGCATTTAACCGAAGATATGTTCCAACCCGCCGAAGGCAACTTTAAGGAAGCTGAAAAAATAGCAAGACCTACAGTTTCATATTGGTCTGACGTCTGGCGTCGATTTAAAGAAAATAAGCTGGCCATGACTGGATTTATTCTTATAATCCTCTTGGTCTTGATGGCGATTTTTGGTCCGTATATTAACGGATATACTTATTATGGACAAGATTTCGAGAAAAAGAATCTTAGCCCAAATAGCGAGCATTGGTTTGGAACGGATTCATCAGGAAGGGATCTATTTACGCGAGCTTGGTATGGTGCGAGGATATCCTTGTTCATTGGATTGATGGCCGCGCTGATCGACTTTTTAATTGGTGTCCTTTATGGCGGGATTTCAGCCATTCGCGGTGGACGCACGGATAATATCATGATGCGTTTCGCTGAGGTGATCTATGCGATTCCCTACCTATTGATGGTTATCTTAATGATGGTCGTATTAAAACCTGGTATTCTGCCAATCATCATTGCAATGTCGATTACGGGGTGGATTCCAATGGCGCGACTGGTACGGGGACAGGTGTTACAACTGAAAGAGAATGAATATATCCATGCTGCAACCATCTCTGGAGCCAATACGAGCTGGACTTTAAGAAAACACATGATTCCAAATACAATGGGACCGATCCTTGTCAATTTAACGTTGACTGTACCTACTGCTATTTTTGCTGAAGCGACACTTAGCTTTTTGGGTCTGGGAGTTCCGGCACCTCAGGCAAGCTGGGGAACATTGACAAGTGATGCACTGGGAAGCATTCTGGTAGGGAATTTCTATCAACTTTTAATCCCGGCAATATTGATTTCCTTAACCATGTTCGCGTTCAATGTGGCTGGTGACGGATTGCAGGATGCCTTAGATCCAAAACTAAGGAAATAA
- a CDS encoding ABC transporter permease, translating into MLRYTLNRFKWAIITLWAVITLTFIIMHTIPGNPFAKEGAMPPAVYENLQVHYGLDKPLLTQYGNYLLEVVQFDFGPSLKSSSISVNDYILKGFPVSLHLGAQALVIAIFFGLILGVVASLKRNKWPDYLSMIIAIVGISVPNFILATILINYFAIKWNIFPVATWATWQHTILPSIALSMMPLAFIARLMRTSMLEVMGQDYILTAKAKGLKRSGVIIKHAIRNALLPIITVLGILTANIVTGSFIIERIFGIPGMGDMFVKGISNRDYPVILGSTIVYSAVLILLIFIVDIAYTLIDPRIKVTGEKK; encoded by the coding sequence ATGTTGAGATATACATTAAACCGTTTTAAATGGGCGATTATTACTTTATGGGCTGTTATTACATTAACGTTCATCATAATGCATACGATTCCGGGAAATCCATTTGCAAAAGAAGGAGCCATGCCTCCTGCTGTTTATGAAAACCTTCAAGTCCACTATGGATTGGACAAGCCGTTGTTGACCCAATATGGGAATTATTTATTGGAAGTCGTTCAATTTGATTTTGGTCCTTCATTGAAATCCTCATCCATTTCCGTGAATGATTACATTTTGAAGGGGTTTCCGGTGTCCTTGCACTTAGGGGCACAAGCTTTGGTGATTGCCATCTTCTTTGGGCTCATTTTGGGTGTCGTGGCATCACTGAAAAGAAATAAATGGCCCGACTATTTATCAATGATCATTGCCATCGTAGGGATTTCCGTTCCTAACTTTATCCTGGCGACTATTTTAATCAATTATTTTGCGATTAAATGGAATATATTCCCTGTTGCTACATGGGCGACATGGCAGCATACCATTTTACCATCCATTGCCCTTTCCATGATGCCGCTTGCTTTCATCGCGAGACTGATGCGGACAAGCATGCTTGAAGTAATGGGGCAGGATTACATTTTGACAGCAAAAGCCAAAGGATTGAAACGGAGCGGTGTCATAATCAAACATGCGATTCGGAATGCGTTATTGCCGATTATCACGGTTCTGGGCATCCTTACGGCTAATATCGTGACAGGAAGCTTCATCATTGAACGTATTTTTGGTATTCCTGGCATGGGAGATATGTTCGTAAAGGGAATATCCAACAGGGACTACCCGGTGATTCTTGGTTCCACAATTGTGTATAGTGCGGTGCTTATCCTATTGATATTCATCGTTGATATAGCCTATACGTTGATTGATCCTAGAATTAAAGTGACGGGGGAGAAGAAATAA
- a CDS encoding peptide ABC transporter substrate-binding protein, which translates to MKKSKFSVLALLMAIMLLLAACNGGSKETSNEKEGGSGDSSGSKVLNVNNSSEPGSLHPANAQGTHESWILEHTFEGLTKKTEEGKIVPGSAESWEISEDGLTWTFKLKDGLKWSNGDPLTANDFEYAWKYALKPETAADYAYQLYYLKGGEAYNSKKGKEEDVGVKATDEHTLVVTLEQPTPYFLDLTSFYTFYPINKKVQEENPKWALDAKTHVSNGPFKLTEWKHKESLKIEKNENYYDKDKIKLDAVNFALIEDENTAWQMYQSGELDLAYPLPVDIQGQMVNSDDKEFKMGKELAVYYYNFNTEVKPFNNAKVRKALSMAIERQKITENVAQGGQKPAFGVVPPGIPDASGDFQENTGNLFKEDVTEAKKLLKEGLAEEGMKELPEFSILYNTLDSHKKIAEAVQGMWRDNLGVEVTLENAEFQVKLDREKAGDFEISRAGWVGDYVDPMTFMLWETDGAYNDAGWSNKEYDNLLKEAKSTMDPKERMDALHKAEKVMIDEMPILPVYFYTKPYMVKSNVTGVYAPINAYPNFIYADKK; encoded by the coding sequence TTGAAAAAGTCTAAATTTTCAGTGCTTGCTCTTCTTATGGCCATCATGCTATTGCTTGCGGCATGCAACGGCGGTTCGAAGGAAACTTCGAATGAAAAAGAAGGCGGCTCCGGTGACTCATCCGGATCAAAAGTATTAAACGTAAACAACTCAAGTGAACCTGGTTCGCTTCACCCTGCCAATGCGCAAGGTACACATGAATCATGGATCCTTGAACATACGTTTGAGGGACTGACAAAGAAAACGGAAGAAGGCAAAATCGTACCTGGTTCTGCTGAATCATGGGAAATCAGTGAAGATGGATTAACTTGGACATTCAAATTGAAAGATGGTTTGAAATGGTCAAATGGAGATCCGCTTACAGCCAATGACTTCGAATATGCTTGGAAATATGCTTTGAAACCGGAAACAGCTGCTGATTATGCTTACCAACTTTATTATCTTAAAGGCGGGGAAGCTTACAACAGTAAGAAAGGGAAAGAAGAGGACGTAGGCGTTAAGGCCACAGACGAACATACGTTAGTGGTCACTTTGGAGCAGCCTACACCATATTTCCTTGACTTGACTTCTTTCTATACTTTCTACCCAATCAATAAAAAGGTACAGGAAGAAAATCCAAAATGGGCTTTGGATGCAAAAACTCACGTTTCAAACGGGCCGTTCAAATTAACGGAATGGAAACATAAAGAAAGCCTGAAAATCGAAAAAAATGAAAATTACTACGATAAAGATAAAATCAAATTGGATGCAGTTAACTTTGCTCTAATTGAAGATGAAAATACAGCATGGCAAATGTATCAGAGTGGCGAATTGGACCTCGCTTATCCACTTCCAGTGGATATTCAAGGTCAAATGGTCAATTCTGATGATAAAGAATTCAAAATGGGCAAAGAACTTGCTGTTTACTATTACAACTTCAATACGGAAGTAAAACCTTTCAATAATGCAAAAGTCAGGAAAGCGCTTTCAATGGCTATCGAGCGTCAAAAAATAACCGAAAATGTTGCTCAAGGCGGACAAAAGCCTGCTTTCGGCGTAGTCCCTCCAGGAATTCCTGATGCATCTGGAGATTTCCAGGAAAATACAGGTAACCTATTTAAGGAAGATGTTACCGAAGCTAAGAAATTGTTAAAAGAAGGACTTGCTGAAGAAGGCATGAAAGAATTACCAGAGTTTTCAATTTTGTATAACACTTTAGATTCACACAAGAAAATTGCTGAAGCCGTTCAAGGGATGTGGCGTGATAACCTAGGTGTTGAAGTGACACTTGAAAATGCAGAATTCCAAGTTAAGCTTGATCGTGAAAAAGCTGGCGACTTTGAAATTTCCCGTGCAGGATGGGTTGGTGACTATGTTGACCCGATGACCTTCATGCTTTGGGAAACGGACGGGGCTTATAATGATGCAGGTTGGTCCAACAAAGAATATGATAATTTATTAAAAGAAGCAAAATCTACAATGGATCCAAAAGAACGCATGGATGCTTTGCATAAAGCAGAGAAAGTCATGATTGACGAAATGCCGATCCTTCCGGTTTACTTCTATACAAAACCATATATGGTTAAATCGAATGTTACTGGAGTTTATGCTCCGATTAACGCTTATCCGAACTTCATTTATGCGGATAAAAAGTAA
- a CDS encoding DMT family transporter yields MKILFPLLAVLGGITIAIQGQINGGLGKKVGVIEASFISFGIGTLALLFIVLFAGNGNISAIASVPKWQLIGGLLGAIYVIVIVLVVPQIGVAPALVGVIAGQILIGAVIDHFGLFGGVRIPLDAKKVAGICLLFVSLYLFNHK; encoded by the coding sequence GTGAAGATATTATTTCCGTTGCTTGCGGTCCTGGGCGGCATCACCATTGCCATACAAGGACAAATCAATGGTGGATTAGGGAAAAAAGTGGGGGTTATTGAAGCTTCTTTCATTTCGTTTGGAATCGGTACACTCGCTTTATTATTTATTGTTTTGTTCGCTGGAAATGGAAACATTTCTGCCATCGCGTCTGTACCAAAATGGCAATTGATAGGCGGACTGTTAGGGGCCATTTATGTCATTGTGATAGTATTGGTCGTCCCTCAGATTGGAGTGGCACCTGCATTGGTCGGGGTTATCGCAGGCCAGATACTGATCGGGGCAGTCATTGACCATTTTGGTTTATTTGGAGGCGTACGAATCCCATTGGATGCGAAAAAAGTCGCAGGCATTTGTTTACTTTTCGTGTCATTATATTTATTTAATCATAAATGA